One Tunturibacter gelidoferens genomic region harbors:
- a CDS encoding sigma-54 dependent transcriptional regulator, whose product MPSAALATVWIEYSLSLGANQVQDHRGFGRQSKPQFEVLCMSAALSYPVPALKPNTRARAQILILEPDLAVLDYLRSTLGSRYSLSLFSDEQTLLERLDKAEQPDLLLLALHTNRDPLPLLTHIRCTKPNLAVVVLSCSAELRDLEMVIRLGVRAIVMKPFTGSDVEQAIEEHLASAEKKIPVADALKEIPLNETHSFVRSSKRMRELEAQAALVARADIPLLILGESGTGKEILALYTHKMSARSQNIFLKVNCAAVPADLLESELFGYEQGAFTGAVKTKPGKFEVCTGGTIFLDEIGEMPAILQAKLLQVLQDGTFSRLGSRSPMKVDVRVIAATNINMKEAMANKTFREDLYYRLNGFTLSIPPLRERREEIPVLSEYFMRKGAKRYGRDPLPFSQNLLTALSEHSWPGNLRELENVVNRYLVLGEERSIVDELSPSTVYQGGAATTTTAQEVPNGAGLKAMVRNLKGDAESTAIAQVLEGTGWNRKAAANDLQISYKALLYKIKQYDLSPRNNHAS is encoded by the coding sequence ATGCCTTCCGCCGCTCTTGCAACTGTCTGGATCGAGTACAGCCTGTCCCTGGGGGCCAACCAGGTTCAGGATCACCGCGGGTTTGGGAGACAGTCCAAACCGCAATTTGAGGTACTTTGTATGTCAGCTGCGCTTTCGTATCCCGTTCCTGCCTTGAAGCCCAACACGCGGGCGCGCGCCCAGATTCTGATTCTGGAGCCGGATCTCGCCGTTCTGGATTATCTTCGATCGACTCTCGGCTCCCGGTACTCACTCAGTCTCTTTTCAGACGAGCAGACCCTGCTCGAGCGTTTGGATAAGGCCGAGCAGCCGGATCTGCTTTTGCTTGCCCTGCACACCAACCGCGACCCATTGCCGCTCTTAACGCACATCCGGTGCACCAAGCCAAATCTCGCCGTGGTCGTCCTCTCCTGCTCCGCCGAACTTCGCGACCTGGAGATGGTGATCCGTCTGGGCGTCCGCGCCATCGTGATGAAGCCGTTTACTGGCAGCGACGTCGAGCAGGCCATCGAGGAGCACCTCGCCTCTGCTGAGAAAAAGATTCCCGTCGCCGATGCACTGAAAGAGATTCCGCTCAACGAGACGCACTCCTTTGTGCGGTCCAGCAAGAGAATGCGCGAACTGGAAGCTCAGGCCGCCTTGGTAGCCCGCGCCGACATTCCACTCCTCATACTTGGAGAGAGCGGAACCGGCAAGGAGATCCTCGCCCTCTACACCCACAAGATGTCTGCCCGCAGCCAGAACATCTTTCTCAAGGTCAACTGCGCCGCAGTCCCGGCCGACCTGTTGGAGAGTGAACTCTTCGGCTACGAACAGGGAGCATTCACCGGAGCGGTGAAGACCAAGCCCGGCAAGTTCGAAGTCTGCACCGGTGGAACGATCTTTCTCGACGAAATCGGCGAGATGCCGGCCATCCTCCAGGCTAAGCTTCTGCAGGTCTTGCAGGATGGAACGTTCTCTCGCCTGGGCAGCCGTTCGCCGATGAAGGTGGACGTACGCGTGATCGCCGCCACCAACATCAATATGAAGGAGGCCATGGCCAACAAGACGTTTCGCGAGGATCTGTATTACCGCCTCAACGGGTTTACCCTCAGCATTCCGCCGTTGCGGGAGCGCCGCGAGGAGATTCCGGTTCTGTCGGAGTACTTTATGCGCAAGGGCGCCAAGCGGTATGGTCGTGACCCGTTACCTTTCTCGCAAAACCTGCTGACCGCGCTATCCGAGCACTCCTGGCCGGGCAACCTGCGCGAGCTGGAAAATGTAGTCAACCGTTATCTAGTGCTTGGCGAGGAAAGATCCATCGTCGACGAACTCTCCCCCTCAACGGTCTATCAGGGAGGAGCAGCAACAACGACAACAGCCCAGGAGGTGCCAAATGGCGCTGGGCTCAAGGCGATGGTCCGCAACCTAAAAGGAGATGCGGAGTCGACGGCAATTGCACAGGTACTGGAGGGAACTGGATGGAACAGGAAGGCCGCGGCAAACGATCTGCAAATCAGCTACAAGGCGCTCCTGTACAAGATCAAGCAGTACGACCTGTCACCGCGGAACAACCACGCATCGTAA
- a CDS encoding DUF6982 domain-containing protein has translation MEQEGRGKRSANQLQGAPVQDQAVRPVTAEQPRIVRSQAKSQVAEKELSEAYRVVVRYENHAVRGLAEPHELGSIEQLLRNDPIYPLDSIRLKLLGSDTIEDVPTRDAKAVFFVKTFDGDLRHRALHFHEHAPVVPGLWVRVYFYDGEMIEGIISNTRDFVLESGFFLRPTDPNGNNTLVYVLKGGLKDFHVLGMRNVPRSSN, from the coding sequence ATGGAACAGGAAGGCCGCGGCAAACGATCTGCAAATCAGCTACAAGGCGCTCCTGTACAAGATCAAGCAGTACGACCTGTCACCGCGGAACAACCACGCATCGTAAGGTCCCAGGCCAAATCCCAGGTCGCCGAAAAAGAGCTGTCCGAGGCGTATCGAGTCGTAGTCCGTTACGAGAATCATGCCGTTCGCGGACTCGCTGAGCCACATGAGCTTGGTTCGATCGAACAGCTTCTGCGCAACGATCCCATCTATCCGCTTGACTCCATCCGGCTGAAGCTTCTGGGCTCGGACACCATCGAGGACGTGCCCACCAGAGACGCCAAGGCAGTCTTCTTCGTCAAGACCTTCGATGGCGATCTTCGCCACAGGGCTCTTCACTTTCACGAGCATGCACCCGTCGTGCCGGGCCTGTGGGTGCGCGTCTACTTCTACGACGGAGAGATGATCGAAGGAATCATCAGCAACACCCGGGACTTCGTGCTCGAATCAGGCTTCTTCCTGCGGCCGACCGATCCGAATGGAAATAACACCCTGGTCTACGTTCTCAAGGGCGGACTCAAGGACTTCCATGTCCTCGGAATGCGAAACGTTCCCAGAAGCTCCAACTAG
- a CDS encoding cupin domain-containing protein, which translates to MTQIVSPQTAEHYKWGGPRGEDCDGWHLVRTPDLSVIEELMPPGTSEVQHLHLHSRQFFYVLAGELTIDVEQHSFVLHAGTGLEVSPGQRHRVFNRGTNPTRLLVTSQPPSHGDRVNT; encoded by the coding sequence ATGACACAGATCGTCAGCCCGCAAACCGCCGAGCATTACAAATGGGGTGGTCCTCGAGGAGAGGACTGCGACGGCTGGCATCTCGTCAGGACTCCAGATCTCAGCGTCATCGAAGAGCTCATGCCGCCGGGCACGAGTGAGGTCCAACATCTCCACCTCCATTCGCGCCAGTTCTTCTACGTTCTCGCGGGAGAGTTGACCATTGACGTGGAGCAACACAGCTTCGTTCTTCACGCCGGCACTGGCCTCGAGGTTTCTCCCGGGCAGCGTCATCGGGTTTTCAATCGCGGTACGAACCCGACGCGCCTGCTTGTCACGAGTCAACCTCCGAGCCATGGCGACAGGGTCAACACCTGA
- a CDS encoding alginate export family protein, with the protein MAQEAAARYIEYPQLQGKVQPLQLEALPKWATIDFQLRGRFENQSSDDYISGNGQSYLLTRVYGGLEIRPTKWLTGYIQFIDTHALGLPLKYVSANQRDVFDDRQAYLEFHFKQTKIFAGRQELKYGGERLVGISDWTNNSRTWDGFLGCYGDNNRIDVFSTSVVEVHATSLDKHGAGLTFHGAVGTIGTWVPHAVLQPFVFIKALPRVQGANGVFGTETTVTPGAEFAGDFGGFDFDVLGALQRGSYSNESIEAAAGYVKAGYVASHLPWQPRLQAEYDYASGNPHTNPFRMGTFDQQYPSNHNAFGLTDLFGYQNIKQERINLDLTPVKHLSLLIQEESLQVASRFDNVYSGSAGTTIKAPTAGFRSGDLGHEFDASGKYVFRDYLVLNVGVGHLSSGTLLRENSHGTPLTLAYFGLTYRFRLDHKSVAP; encoded by the coding sequence TTGGCGCAAGAGGCCGCCGCCCGCTACATCGAGTATCCGCAGCTTCAGGGCAAGGTACAGCCGTTGCAGTTGGAAGCCTTGCCGAAGTGGGCCACCATAGACTTTCAGCTTCGCGGACGTTTCGAGAATCAGTCTTCGGACGACTACATCTCCGGCAACGGGCAGTCCTATCTTCTGACTCGGGTCTACGGCGGGTTGGAGATCCGTCCGACAAAGTGGCTCACGGGATATATCCAGTTCATAGACACCCACGCCCTGGGACTGCCGTTGAAGTATGTATCAGCGAATCAGCGCGACGTCTTCGATGACCGGCAGGCGTACCTCGAATTCCATTTCAAGCAAACGAAGATCTTCGCCGGACGGCAGGAGCTGAAGTATGGCGGCGAGCGGCTGGTCGGTATCAGCGACTGGACCAACAACAGCCGCACCTGGGACGGCTTCCTCGGGTGCTATGGAGATAACAATCGGATCGACGTCTTCAGCACTTCGGTAGTGGAGGTTCATGCTACTTCGCTCGACAAGCATGGAGCGGGCCTAACCTTCCACGGCGCGGTCGGCACTATTGGAACGTGGGTACCCCATGCGGTCCTTCAGCCGTTTGTCTTTATCAAAGCCCTTCCGCGCGTACAGGGTGCAAATGGCGTCTTCGGCACCGAGACAACGGTGACGCCTGGTGCGGAATTCGCCGGCGACTTTGGCGGATTCGACTTCGACGTCCTCGGAGCGCTCCAGCGCGGCAGCTACTCGAACGAGTCGATCGAAGCCGCTGCCGGCTACGTCAAGGCCGGTTACGTTGCATCACACCTTCCATGGCAGCCGCGTCTGCAGGCGGAGTATGACTATGCCTCGGGCAACCCGCATACGAATCCCTTTCGCATGGGCACCTTCGATCAGCAGTATCCCAGCAATCACAACGCGTTCGGCCTGACCGATCTGTTCGGATACCAGAACATCAAGCAGGAGCGGATCAATCTGGATCTGACTCCGGTCAAACATCTCTCCCTGTTGATCCAGGAGGAGTCCCTGCAGGTCGCGTCCAGGTTTGACAACGTCTACAGCGGCAGCGCAGGGACGACCATCAAAGCGCCCACTGCTGGATTTCGCAGCGGAGATCTCGGACATGAGTTCGATGCCTCCGGCAAGTATGTCTTTCGTGACTACCTCGTGCTGAACGTCGGCGTCGGCCACCTGTCGTCAGGCACGCTGCTGCGGGAGAACTCGCATGGAACTCCGTTAACGCTTGCCTACTTCGGATTGACCTACCGATTCAGGTTGGATCACAAGAGTGTCGCTCCGTAG
- a CDS encoding cupin domain-containing protein, which produces MDEEKDQSKVSRRRFLEASSAMLVAAAGMQVAQGQEKSVATPNHPGVNESQPLPINSALDDQNPSSVWAPETDSGGQPPFKYPFSFAHKRIEEGGWTRQVTVRDLPISKKMAGVQMRLIKGGIRELHWHVGSEWAFMISGTARITAVDQQGRAFVEDVSAGDLWLFPGGIPHSIQGVGEDGATFLLVFDDGNFNEFQTFLLTDWLTHTPKEVLAKNFDVPASTFDKVPKKELFIFERPLPRPLEEEKRDASAGTGMVPNTFAFFTGKMQPTKVSKGGEVKIVDQKNFPATNIAAAIVTLKPGGLRELHWHPNEDEWQYYVKGKGRMTVFTAGGHARTMDFEEGDVGYIDRSAPHYIENTGDSDLVFLEVFPTAHYEDISLAEWLAHTPSRLVDEHIATGEDFLRNIARKKTVITPE; this is translated from the coding sequence ATGGATGAGGAAAAAGATCAGTCGAAGGTAAGCCGGCGCAGGTTTCTCGAAGCCAGTTCGGCAATGCTGGTAGCGGCGGCAGGCATGCAGGTCGCCCAGGGTCAGGAAAAATCTGTAGCCACCCCAAACCATCCGGGCGTCAACGAGAGCCAGCCACTCCCCATCAACAGCGCCCTTGATGATCAGAATCCGTCGTCGGTATGGGCGCCGGAGACCGACTCCGGCGGTCAGCCTCCCTTCAAGTATCCGTTTTCATTTGCCCACAAGCGTATCGAAGAGGGCGGCTGGACCAGGCAGGTGACGGTTCGTGACCTGCCCATCTCGAAAAAGATGGCCGGCGTCCAAATGAGGCTCATCAAGGGCGGCATTCGCGAGCTCCATTGGCACGTCGGCTCAGAGTGGGCATTTATGATCTCCGGAACCGCGCGCATCACCGCAGTCGACCAGCAGGGCCGGGCGTTCGTAGAGGATGTAAGCGCCGGCGACCTGTGGCTCTTTCCTGGTGGAATTCCTCACTCGATTCAAGGCGTCGGCGAAGATGGCGCGACCTTCCTGCTCGTCTTCGATGACGGAAACTTCAACGAGTTTCAGACGTTTCTGCTGACCGACTGGCTGACCCACACCCCAAAGGAGGTTCTGGCGAAGAACTTCGACGTGCCGGCATCCACCTTTGACAAGGTGCCGAAGAAAGAGCTGTTCATCTTCGAGCGCCCGTTGCCCCGTCCGCTCGAGGAGGAGAAGCGCGATGCCTCTGCTGGAACCGGGATGGTGCCAAATACGTTCGCCTTCTTTACCGGGAAGATGCAGCCGACTAAGGTCTCAAAGGGCGGCGAGGTCAAGATCGTCGATCAGAAAAACTTCCCGGCAACAAACATCGCTGCTGCGATCGTTACGCTGAAGCCGGGCGGCCTGCGCGAACTCCACTGGCACCCCAATGAAGACGAGTGGCAGTACTACGTCAAAGGAAAAGGAAGAATGACGGTCTTCACAGCGGGAGGTCATGCTCGAACTATGGACTTCGAGGAGGGCGACGTTGGCTACATCGATCGGTCTGCCCCGCACTACATCGAGAACACCGGCGACTCGGATCTCGTCTTCCTGGAGGTCTTCCCGACCGCTCACTACGAAGACATCTCTCTTGCAGAGTGGTTGGCCCATACTCCCTCGCGTCTGGTGGACGAGCACATCGCCACTGGCGAAGATTTTCTTCGCAACATTGCCAGGAAGAAGACGGTCATCACTCCCGAATAA
- a CDS encoding branched-chain amino acid transaminase — MPIQTTTNIWHNGSLIPWDKAQIHVMSHVVHYGSSVFEGIRCYAQPNAASIFRLPEHMARLVDSAKIYRMPLPYNVEQLSAAVIDVVEANGVAPCYIRPIAFRGYGELGVNPLKSPVEVYIANYPWGKYVPGTSGADVCVSSWSRLAPNTMPTLAKAGANYMNSQLIRMEAEINGYSEGIGLDTNGYLSEGSGENLFLVRGGVLYTTPLANSVLNGITRSSVLTLAKQLGIEVVEQALPREMLYICDEAFFTGTAAEVTHLRSVDRIMVGDGTMGPITKALHDEFFGIVHGTLPDRHNWLTPVNVKVGEPVGV, encoded by the coding sequence ATGCCCATACAGACCACCACGAACATCTGGCACAACGGTAGCCTCATCCCCTGGGACAAAGCTCAGATTCACGTTATGTCCCACGTCGTCCACTACGGCTCTTCCGTTTTTGAGGGCATTCGCTGCTACGCGCAGCCCAACGCTGCAAGCATCTTCCGCCTGCCGGAGCACATGGCTCGGCTGGTCGATTCGGCCAAGATCTACCGGATGCCGCTTCCCTACAACGTGGAGCAGCTCTCGGCCGCAGTCATCGATGTAGTGGAAGCCAATGGCGTCGCTCCGTGCTACATTCGCCCGATCGCGTTTCGTGGGTATGGTGAGCTTGGCGTCAATCCGCTGAAGTCGCCCGTTGAGGTGTACATCGCGAACTATCCCTGGGGCAAGTATGTTCCCGGCACCTCCGGAGCCGATGTCTGCGTGTCGAGTTGGAGCCGGCTCGCCCCGAACACGATGCCGACGCTGGCCAAGGCCGGAGCGAACTACATGAACTCGCAGCTGATTCGCATGGAGGCCGAGATCAACGGCTACTCCGAAGGCATTGGCCTGGATACGAATGGCTACCTCTCCGAAGGATCGGGCGAGAACCTGTTCCTGGTACGCGGCGGCGTGCTGTACACCACACCGCTGGCGAACTCGGTGCTGAACGGCATCACCCGCAGCTCCGTTCTTACGCTGGCGAAGCAGCTTGGCATCGAAGTGGTCGAGCAGGCGCTTCCCCGCGAGATGCTCTATATCTGCGATGAAGCCTTCTTCACCGGCACAGCGGCAGAGGTGACCCATCTCCGTTCGGTCGATCGGATTATGGTTGGCGACGGCACGATGGGCCCGATTACCAAAGCGCTGCACGATGAGTTCTTCGGCATCGTCCATGGCACACTTCCTGACCGCCACAACTGGCTGACGCCAGTGAATGTGAAGGTCGGCGAACCAGTCGGCGTGTAA
- a CDS encoding MarC family protein encodes MFNPHAVSLAGLEHSAYVQFSVLALSSIFFLVDPFAALPTFLAVTAGADAPRRRKMAWKASVTALVVLSAFAVAGQYIFKMFGITLPAFEIAGGIILLLIGLDMLEAKRSPTQESTEETTEAAQKEDAGIVPLGIPMLAGPGSITSVMVLVGQAQTRWQMIAILVSIFITAAICYLVLGNSDRVARAMGETGVRILVRIMGLLLVALAVQYFVNGMVDLGVINKP; translated from the coding sequence ATGTTCAATCCCCATGCCGTCAGTCTCGCGGGGTTGGAGCACTCGGCGTACGTGCAGTTTTCTGTTCTCGCGCTCAGCTCCATCTTCTTTCTCGTCGACCCGTTCGCAGCTCTGCCCACCTTTCTCGCGGTGACGGCGGGTGCGGATGCGCCGCGTCGACGAAAGATGGCCTGGAAGGCGTCGGTCACGGCGCTGGTCGTGCTCAGCGCGTTCGCCGTGGCCGGGCAGTACATCTTCAAGATGTTCGGCATCACCCTTCCGGCCTTCGAGATCGCCGGCGGCATCATCCTCCTGCTCATCGGTCTGGACATGCTCGAGGCCAAACGCTCGCCTACTCAGGAGTCAACTGAGGAGACCACGGAAGCAGCTCAGAAAGAAGATGCAGGCATCGTTCCTCTCGGAATTCCGATGCTCGCCGGCCCAGGCTCCATCACGAGCGTGATGGTATTAGTCGGCCAGGCGCAGACGCGCTGGCAGATGATCGCGATTCTAGTGTCGATCTTCATCACGGCCGCCATCTGCTACCTCGTCCTCGGAAACTCCGACCGCGTGGCTCGGGCCATGGGAGAGACCGGCGTCAGAATCCTCGTCCGCATCATGGGTCTGCTGTTGGTTGCCCTTGCGGTGCAATACTTTGTGAACGGCATGGTCGATCTCGGCGTTATCAACAAACCGTAA